A single genomic interval of Aureliella helgolandensis harbors:
- a CDS encoding 3'-5' exoribonuclease YhaM family protein, whose translation MHRQFIADLQARDNVDEIYRVADKQVRSNRQGNDYLLLQLMDRTGQISGMRWNAGQSLYETFQKGDFLRVLGTTQLHNGMLQIIVQDFETVHPSKVTHEDFTKTNPGEVEQLLEELRERLGTVKNAHLKRVVQAYVNDEQLIDKLRRAPAGIKTHHAYEGGLLRHILDLLRIAEAIAPNYPQLDREMLLVGVFLHDLGKLDELSFDGDLSYSDSGQMLGHLVQGTIDLDRRATQIAKETGLPLPDPILWRLQHMILSHHGQLDHGSPKIPMTIEAIVLAHIDDLDAKVNAATELIESDRNTDSDWTAYSPIMGRKFFKPSANKATGS comes from the coding sequence ATGCATCGCCAGTTTATCGCAGATTTGCAGGCCCGGGATAATGTCGACGAGATCTACCGCGTGGCCGACAAGCAAGTGCGATCCAATCGGCAAGGTAATGACTACCTGCTGTTGCAGCTCATGGATCGTACTGGACAAATCAGTGGTATGCGCTGGAATGCAGGGCAATCCCTCTACGAAACCTTCCAAAAAGGAGATTTCCTGCGCGTCCTAGGGACCACGCAACTGCATAACGGGATGCTGCAAATTATTGTTCAGGACTTTGAAACGGTGCACCCGTCCAAAGTGACTCACGAGGATTTCACCAAGACCAATCCGGGCGAGGTGGAGCAGCTCTTGGAGGAGCTCCGCGAACGGCTAGGGACAGTGAAGAATGCGCATTTGAAGCGCGTCGTCCAGGCCTACGTGAACGACGAACAATTGATCGACAAACTTCGTCGGGCCCCAGCCGGAATCAAAACACACCATGCCTATGAGGGCGGCTTGCTCCGGCATATTCTCGATTTGCTGCGAATTGCTGAGGCCATCGCGCCCAACTACCCGCAACTCGATCGCGAAATGCTACTCGTCGGCGTGTTCCTCCATGATCTCGGCAAGCTGGATGAGCTGAGTTTTGATGGTGACCTATCCTATAGCGATTCAGGGCAAATGTTGGGACATCTGGTCCAAGGAACCATCGACCTGGACCGGCGTGCCACGCAGATTGCCAAAGAGACAGGGCTGCCGCTGCCCGACCCCATTCTATGGCGGTTGCAGCACATGATCCTCTCGCACCATGGCCAGCTCGACCACGGTAGCCCCAAGATTCCGATGACCATCGAAGCCATCGTGCTGGCGCACATCGATGACTTGGACGCCAAGGTCAACGCAGCCACGGAGCTGATTGAGTCGGATCGCAATACCGATAGCGACTGGACTG
- a CDS encoding AMP-binding protein: MNRTFWAICRFLLSFRYRVRIAGLDQLKGLQGPTLVLPNHPAYIDPAIVSSHLRLHKPLRPLVFSGTYRMTLLRPMMSMVNAFEVPDLSSHSRDAQAKALQMIEAVAERLRAGDCMLIYPSGRLQRGNREVVGAARAVHEIVRQCPEINVVLVRTRGVWGSMFSCAETGTTPNLAQRVLAACGWVLANLFLFLPRRPVSLHLEVVKPNQLPTDSREAFNSHLEKWYNTDGGQTPLFVRYHPFLGPSEVEFGKATSGVDIDLEKIKPKTIALVNDLLQSHLGRPLDPQDLAAEQKLEDIGLDSLDRMDLALKIEHQFGFRSNAVSGTLGELWALADGQLAQAEESLEAPEAWRSAVLAPHTPTILADTIGEAFVRRALQNLNQVAAADTLSGVLTYRRMLVGVTLMARRFAAYPEKHVGIMLPASVAADVVFFALQLAGKVPVMMNWTTGPANLAHGVATTDVDRIVTSQKMIDRLGIEVEGAEYVFLEEVKAGIKKSEAVATLLATYLRPNSWLKWIAQQDPEETAMFLFTSGSESLPKTVPLTHRNVLVNVQDGLEILEPSPTDSLLGFLPPFHSFGMTGNLLLPHLSGLRSVRYADPTDAAGLVRTIAAYQPTMVFTTPTFLSYILAACRGEELHSLRIIVTGAEKCPDAVFAKCRELAPQATILEGYGITECAPVVAANLSHHSKAGSVGKPVKHVEVCIVDIDTDQPVAKHQTGMLLVAGPSIFKGYYRHDGPSPFIEVAGKQWYKTGDLVSQDDEGFLTFQGRLKRFLKAGGEMISLPALEEPFSRSFPPDEEGPRVAVEGIETEEGRHIVLFTRTPLTLRDAGDLLLEAGLRGVMRLDEVVEVESIPVLGTGKTDYKELRKLITPI, from the coding sequence GTGAATCGAACTTTCTGGGCCATTTGTCGCTTCCTCTTAAGCTTCCGTTACCGAGTCCGAATTGCGGGGCTGGACCAGCTGAAAGGCCTCCAGGGACCAACCCTGGTGCTCCCCAACCACCCCGCCTACATCGATCCGGCCATTGTCTCGAGCCACCTTCGGCTGCATAAGCCGCTCCGGCCGCTGGTCTTTTCGGGCACGTATCGCATGACGCTTTTGCGCCCCATGATGTCCATGGTGAACGCATTCGAAGTCCCTGATCTATCGTCGCACAGCCGCGATGCCCAAGCCAAAGCCCTGCAGATGATCGAGGCGGTAGCGGAGCGACTGCGGGCAGGCGATTGCATGCTGATCTACCCCTCAGGTCGCTTGCAACGTGGCAATCGAGAAGTTGTCGGGGCAGCGCGTGCCGTCCACGAAATCGTCCGCCAATGCCCTGAGATCAATGTCGTTTTGGTCCGCACCCGCGGGGTGTGGGGCAGCATGTTCAGCTGTGCAGAAACGGGCACCACCCCCAACCTGGCCCAGCGGGTACTCGCCGCCTGCGGCTGGGTTCTTGCGAACCTCTTCCTCTTCCTGCCACGGCGCCCCGTTTCGCTGCATCTGGAAGTCGTCAAGCCGAACCAACTACCGACCGATTCGCGGGAAGCATTCAATTCCCATTTGGAGAAGTGGTACAACACCGATGGAGGGCAAACGCCACTCTTCGTCCGCTACCACCCATTTCTCGGCCCCAGCGAAGTTGAGTTTGGGAAAGCCACCAGCGGAGTGGACATCGACCTGGAGAAGATCAAGCCCAAGACCATCGCCTTGGTCAATGACCTGCTGCAATCCCACCTGGGACGTCCACTCGACCCGCAAGATTTGGCTGCCGAGCAAAAACTGGAAGATATCGGGCTCGATAGTCTCGACCGAATGGATCTGGCACTGAAGATTGAGCACCAGTTCGGCTTCCGTAGTAATGCTGTCTCCGGCACGCTTGGTGAACTATGGGCATTGGCCGACGGGCAGCTGGCCCAAGCCGAAGAGTCGTTGGAAGCCCCCGAAGCGTGGCGCAGTGCAGTACTGGCCCCCCACACGCCCACCATCTTGGCAGACACGATTGGCGAAGCCTTCGTACGGCGCGCGTTGCAGAACCTCAACCAGGTCGCTGCTGCCGATACCCTCTCCGGTGTTCTTACCTATCGACGCATGCTAGTTGGGGTGACCCTCATGGCGCGTCGCTTCGCCGCCTACCCTGAGAAACATGTGGGCATCATGCTGCCCGCCTCCGTGGCGGCCGATGTGGTTTTCTTCGCCTTGCAATTGGCTGGCAAAGTTCCGGTGATGATGAACTGGACCACGGGCCCCGCCAATCTAGCCCACGGAGTGGCGACGACCGATGTCGACCGCATCGTCACCTCCCAGAAAATGATCGACCGCCTGGGTATCGAAGTTGAGGGTGCCGAGTACGTGTTCCTCGAAGAGGTGAAGGCCGGGATTAAAAAGTCGGAAGCGGTTGCCACTCTCCTCGCCACCTACCTCCGTCCCAACAGCTGGCTGAAATGGATTGCTCAGCAGGATCCCGAGGAAACCGCGATGTTCCTCTTCACCTCGGGCTCGGAAAGCCTTCCTAAAACAGTGCCTCTGACTCACCGCAACGTCTTGGTCAATGTGCAGGATGGCTTGGAGATCCTGGAACCGAGTCCCACCGACTCGCTGCTCGGTTTTCTACCGCCATTCCACAGTTTCGGCATGACTGGAAATCTCTTATTGCCCCACCTCTCGGGCCTGCGCAGCGTGCGGTACGCAGACCCCACCGACGCTGCAGGCTTGGTGCGAACCATCGCCGCTTACCAACCCACCATGGTCTTCACCACCCCCACCTTCCTGAGCTACATCCTGGCAGCCTGCCGTGGCGAGGAACTCCACAGCCTGCGAATCATTGTCACCGGCGCGGAAAAATGCCCAGATGCCGTGTTCGCAAAGTGTCGTGAGCTGGCACCGCAGGCTACGATCCTAGAAGGCTACGGCATTACGGAATGCGCACCCGTCGTGGCGGCCAATCTCAGCCACCATTCCAAGGCGGGCTCCGTCGGAAAACCGGTAAAACATGTCGAGGTTTGCATTGTAGATATCGACACCGATCAACCCGTCGCCAAGCACCAGACCGGCATGCTACTCGTCGCTGGCCCCTCTATTTTCAAGGGCTACTATCGCCATGACGGCCCTTCCCCCTTTATCGAAGTTGCTGGAAAACAGTGGTACAAGACGGGTGATTTAGTGTCGCAAGACGACGAAGGCTTCCTAACCTTTCAGGGACGGCTGAAGCGATTCTTAAAGGCCGGTGGCGAGATGATCTCCCTGCCCGCGTTGGAAGAGCCCTTCAGCCGGAGCTTCCCTCCCGACGAAGAGGGACCGCGGGTTGCCGTGGAAGGGATCGAAACGGAAGAGGGACGACACATTGTCCTGTTCACCCGCACTCCCCTGACACTGCGCGACGCAGGCGACCTCCTGCTGGAAGCCGGATTGAGGGGCGTGATGCGGCTGGACGAAGTTGTCGAAGTCGAATCCATTCCCGTGCTGGGAACTGGGAAAACCGACTACAAGGAACTCCGTAAACTGATCACCCCTATCTGA
- a CDS encoding ATP-binding cassette domain-containing protein, with protein sequence MIELDNVSKQYDATVVLQPTNLQVGAGKTVVLIGPSGCGKSTLLRILIGLIPPNTGCVRFQGTTITPDNVLEIRHLMGYVLQDGGLFPHLSVTDNVTLLARFLKSMNAEAMQQRVQELADLTKLPVETLNRFPSQISGGQRQRVAIMRALMLDPPLLLLDEPMGALDPLVRYDLQEDLKQIFRELKKTVVLVTHDMGEAGFFGEDVILMANGRIVQRGQIQDFLQHPAEEFVTQFITAQRIPIVAASQ encoded by the coding sequence ATGATCGAACTCGACAACGTTTCGAAACAGTACGATGCGACGGTCGTGCTACAGCCGACGAATTTGCAGGTGGGAGCGGGAAAAACCGTCGTCCTGATCGGACCGAGTGGCTGCGGAAAATCAACGCTCCTACGCATCCTGATCGGGCTGATCCCACCAAACACCGGCTGCGTGCGCTTTCAAGGAACCACCATCACACCAGACAACGTCCTCGAGATACGGCATCTCATGGGCTACGTCTTGCAGGATGGTGGCCTCTTCCCGCACCTCTCGGTAACCGACAACGTAACACTCCTGGCCCGATTCTTGAAATCGATGAACGCCGAGGCGATGCAACAACGGGTCCAGGAATTGGCCGATTTGACTAAGCTTCCGGTAGAGACGCTGAACCGCTTCCCTAGCCAAATCTCGGGTGGGCAACGCCAACGCGTCGCAATCATGCGCGCCCTAATGCTCGACCCACCTCTGCTCTTGCTCGATGAACCGATGGGGGCGCTCGATCCACTCGTGCGGTACGACCTACAGGAAGACTTGAAGCAGATCTTTCGCGAGCTCAAGAAAACCGTCGTGCTCGTCACCCACGACATGGGTGAAGCCGGATTTTTTGGCGAAGATGTCATCCTGATGGCCAACGGACGGATTGTCCAACGCGGCCAAATCCAGGACTTCCTCCAACATCCAGCAGAGGAATTCGTCACCCAGTTCATTACCGCTCAGCGCATCCCGATCGTAGCCGCCTCCCAATAG
- the hisD gene encoding histidinol dehydrogenase, whose amino-acid sequence MTATETPNPLEIRRLDASSSQFGSQLEQLRRQLSPSGDVVSPKGRELTQRVFGEPLLPSQVVQRICDAVQSEGQPALLRFSQQLDGAELAPGRLRLETSKLEEAHRAAAPEFLASIRRIRDNILAFQSSILHTNVTIRPSDGVRLDQRYVPLRRIGVCVPGGAAAYPSTVLMTVLPAQAAGVEQIAVVAPPTQFGAYNPDVLATCYELGVREVYPVGGAQAVAAMAYGVEGLPAVDKIVGPGNLFVALAKKRVYGEVDIDSIAGPSEVVIVADDSTHPAYTAADMLAQAEHSPGASLLVTWDPQFIDRVQSELELQLAQLSRSALTHDSLNAFGAFILVRDADQACEVTDLIAPEHLHIACRHPRKLAEKIRNAGATFLGPFSPVALGDYAAGPSHVLPTGGTARWAAGLSANAFLRSSSIIEYSQAALEDIAGDISNLATKEGLTAHRRSVEIRTHSPAAAEH is encoded by the coding sequence ATGACCGCTACCGAAACTCCCAATCCACTCGAAATTCGACGCCTGGATGCCTCCAGTAGCCAATTTGGCTCACAACTCGAGCAACTGCGCCGGCAACTAAGTCCTTCCGGCGATGTCGTCAGCCCCAAGGGACGGGAGTTAACCCAGCGCGTGTTTGGAGAACCGTTGTTGCCGAGTCAAGTTGTGCAACGGATATGCGATGCGGTCCAGAGCGAAGGCCAACCCGCCCTCCTCCGGTTTTCCCAACAACTCGATGGCGCCGAACTGGCCCCTGGACGACTTCGTTTGGAAACCTCGAAGTTGGAAGAGGCGCACCGGGCAGCCGCTCCGGAGTTTCTCGCCAGCATTCGTCGGATTCGGGACAACATCCTAGCGTTCCAATCCTCCATCCTGCATACCAATGTGACAATTCGGCCCAGCGATGGGGTACGCCTCGACCAACGCTACGTCCCCCTCCGGCGGATTGGCGTGTGCGTTCCCGGTGGTGCTGCCGCCTACCCGTCGACCGTACTGATGACCGTCCTGCCAGCCCAAGCTGCTGGCGTGGAGCAAATTGCTGTGGTCGCCCCTCCCACTCAATTTGGCGCTTACAACCCGGACGTTTTAGCAACCTGCTATGAACTGGGAGTTCGAGAGGTTTATCCGGTTGGCGGTGCCCAGGCCGTGGCTGCGATGGCCTACGGCGTGGAGGGATTGCCGGCGGTCGATAAGATCGTGGGACCTGGAAACCTGTTCGTCGCCCTCGCCAAGAAACGGGTTTATGGCGAGGTGGATATCGACTCTATCGCTGGCCCCAGCGAAGTGGTTATTGTCGCTGATGATTCCACCCATCCCGCCTATACTGCCGCCGACATGTTGGCTCAGGCTGAACATTCTCCCGGCGCCAGCCTCTTAGTTACCTGGGATCCTCAATTCATCGATCGGGTCCAATCCGAACTGGAACTGCAGCTGGCGCAGTTGAGTCGCAGTGCACTGACGCATGACAGCCTCAACGCCTTCGGCGCGTTCATTTTAGTTCGCGATGCCGATCAGGCCTGCGAGGTCACCGATTTGATCGCCCCCGAACACTTGCATATCGCTTGCCGTCATCCGCGGAAACTGGCCGAGAAGATCCGCAACGCTGGCGCCACCTTCCTGGGGCCATTCAGTCCGGTAGCGCTCGGCGACTACGCGGCTGGCCCCTCTCACGTCCTTCCCACCGGTGGCACGGCGCGGTGGGCTGCGGGTTTGTCGGCCAATGCCTTCCTGCGGAGCTCGAGCATCATCGAGTACTCGCAAGCTGCGCTGGAAGACATCGCTGGGGACATTTCCAATCTGGCAACCAAAGAGGGGCTCACGGCCCACCGCCGCAGTGTCGAAATTCGTACCCATTCGCCTGCTGCGGCCGAGCACTAA
- the hisC gene encoding histidinol-phosphate transaminase, translating into MTHPASDIESLFRPEIQQLSPYVPGEQPQGGKFIKLNTNENPYPPSQKVITAIQEAAAARLERYPDPLGNAFRTRAAEVLGVEPDWILCGNGSDDILTILTRSFVGQGQKLRLPYPSYILYRTLAQLQGASSEEVPFQPDFTLDARFAEMSDELRLIFLPNPNSPSGTMLPPAKIAAVAERLTCPLLIDEAYADFADTNCIELVRQNPRLMVSRTLSKSYGLAGLRFGFLIAQPEIISMLRKVKDSYNCDSLSLAGATAAIDDQKWLASNLQKVIATRGRMTLRLRELGFEVADSQANFVWCTRRDRPVQPLYEALKKDKVLVRYMNYAGWGDGLRISVGTDDQIDACLALLASYL; encoded by the coding sequence ATGACCCATCCCGCGTCCGACATCGAATCCCTGTTTCGGCCCGAAATCCAGCAGTTGAGCCCCTATGTTCCGGGGGAGCAGCCGCAGGGTGGAAAGTTCATCAAGCTCAACACGAACGAGAATCCCTACCCTCCTTCCCAGAAGGTCATCACGGCGATCCAAGAAGCTGCTGCGGCGCGGCTTGAACGCTACCCCGATCCACTGGGGAACGCCTTCCGAACGCGCGCCGCTGAAGTCCTGGGGGTCGAGCCGGACTGGATCCTATGCGGCAATGGCAGCGATGACATTCTGACGATTCTCACGCGCAGCTTTGTGGGGCAAGGCCAAAAACTCCGCTTGCCGTATCCCAGCTACATCCTCTATCGCACGTTGGCACAGCTGCAGGGAGCGAGCTCTGAAGAAGTCCCCTTTCAGCCCGACTTCACGCTGGACGCGCGGTTCGCTGAGATGAGCGATGAGCTTCGCTTGATCTTTCTTCCCAATCCCAATAGCCCCAGCGGAACCATGCTTCCCCCAGCTAAAATTGCGGCTGTGGCGGAGCGCTTGACCTGTCCTCTGCTTATCGATGAAGCCTACGCCGATTTCGCCGATACCAACTGCATTGAATTGGTCCGCCAGAATCCACGCCTGATGGTCTCGCGAACCCTCAGCAAATCGTACGGTCTAGCCGGATTGCGATTCGGTTTTCTGATCGCACAACCAGAAATCATCTCGATGCTCCGGAAGGTAAAGGATAGCTACAATTGTGATTCACTGAGCTTGGCCGGCGCAACCGCTGCCATTGATGATCAGAAATGGCTAGCGAGCAATCTGCAGAAGGTGATCGCGACTCGGGGGCGGATGACCCTCCGACTGCGCGAACTCGGGTTCGAGGTCGCCGATAGTCAAGCCAACTTTGTGTGGTGCACGCGCCGCGACCGGCCAGTCCAACCACTTTACGAAGCCTTGAAGAAAGACAAAGTCTTGGTGCGATACATGAACTATGCTGGATGGGGGGATGGACTACGTATCAGTGTCGGCACGGATGACCAAATCGATGCCTGCCTCGCGTTGCTAGCCAGCTACCTTTAA
- the hisB gene encoding imidazoleglycerol-phosphate dehydratase HisB, whose translation MTQRTAQIDRQTAETKISLKLNLDGSGKSKIASGVGFLDHMLTLFAKHGLFDLEVTCDGDVQVDAHHTTEDIGICLGQAFAQALGDKRGITRYGHIILPMEETLVTIAVDLSGRNYVVFQAPMPSPKIGDFDSELVEDFWYAFASNALCNFHVQLNYGRNTHHIAEGIFKGSARALRTAIAVDPRQTDVPSTKGVL comes from the coding sequence ATGACCCAACGCACCGCACAGATCGACCGCCAGACAGCGGAAACCAAGATCTCCCTGAAGCTCAACCTCGACGGCTCCGGCAAGAGCAAGATCGCTTCCGGCGTCGGCTTTCTGGATCATATGCTGACGCTGTTTGCCAAGCATGGATTGTTTGATCTGGAAGTCACCTGCGATGGCGATGTGCAAGTCGATGCGCACCACACGACCGAGGACATTGGCATCTGCCTGGGGCAAGCTTTTGCACAAGCTCTGGGAGACAAACGCGGCATCACGCGGTACGGACACATCATCCTGCCAATGGAAGAAACGTTGGTTACGATCGCCGTCGATTTGAGTGGTCGCAATTATGTGGTATTCCAAGCTCCCATGCCCTCCCCAAAAATCGGCGATTTCGACAGCGAATTGGTAGAGGATTTTTGGTACGCATTTGCCAGCAACGCGCTATGCAACTTCCACGTTCAATTGAACTACGGTCGAAACACGCACCACATTGCCGAGGGAATCTTTAAGGGGAGTGCTCGAGCTCTGCGAACAGCCATTGCCGTCGACCCCCGTCAAACCGACGTCCCCAGCACTAAAGGTGTGTTGTAA
- a CDS encoding DUF4416 family protein: MATPKPHPPTLQLVAIFSRHGAALDWAIKQISDCWGALALISPRFDHSETNYYQAEMGTGLKKQFLVVEGDYDPSRLAASKLESNGWEAEFAEQSDHADQRPLNIDPGYLTLTKLVLASAKDRAHRIYLADGIYAEECLYYLDQGWRARPWTYPDYQRSDFQVFFVEARELLKQRMAELRRVLTQQNSAPQSKEMGI, from the coding sequence GTGGCCACTCCCAAGCCCCACCCGCCAACGCTGCAGTTGGTCGCCATTTTCAGCCGACATGGCGCTGCGTTGGACTGGGCGATCAAGCAGATCAGCGATTGCTGGGGAGCATTGGCTCTCATTAGCCCTCGCTTCGATCACAGCGAAACCAATTACTACCAAGCAGAAATGGGAACCGGACTCAAGAAGCAATTCTTGGTCGTCGAGGGCGACTATGACCCGAGTCGATTGGCTGCTTCCAAGCTGGAGAGCAACGGCTGGGAGGCAGAATTTGCAGAGCAATCAGACCACGCTGATCAGCGTCCATTGAATATCGATCCAGGCTACCTGACTCTCACGAAGCTCGTGCTCGCCAGTGCCAAAGATCGCGCACACCGAATCTACTTAGCGGATGGCATTTACGCCGAAGAGTGCTTGTACTACCTCGACCAAGGCTGGCGGGCGCGGCCCTGGACCTACCCCGATTACCAACGCTCAGACTTCCAAGTCTTTTTTGTCGAAGCTCGGGAACTCTTGAAGCAGCGGATGGCTGAGTTGCGACGCGTTCTGACCCAACAAAACAGTGCACCACAGTCCAAAGAGATGGGGATCTAG
- a CDS encoding MraY family glycosyltransferase, which translates to MTTWALLILLGAAVLPSLLIAYFTVGWVRGAAEQLGLVDKPGARKVHSVPIPLGGGLGIWAGVMGTLALGTLAVYLATHFPSLASLLPEGITAHLDGLWGKVAEIWMIAACGTVLAFLGLLDDRRGVPWWIRLGIEFAVASFCVYWQGLQLTAFIELPWLTSALSVLWIVALINSFNMLDNMDGLSGGVAAISSTMLAMMLLSTSTSSSGQPQIFVAAMLLVLVGALLGFLRHNWAPATIFMGDAGSYFIGFWIAVATLLATYAGYQGATPHAVVAPLIVMAIPLYDMTSVILIRLREGRSPFEADKRHFSHRLTDLGMTKKQAVLTIYVATTTCALSALLLPRVDAWGAMLIVISTCLTLSLVRILESVGRPPAGDQQ; encoded by the coding sequence TTGACTACCTGGGCTTTGCTTATTCTTTTAGGTGCTGCAGTACTACCGAGTCTGCTCATCGCGTACTTCACTGTCGGGTGGGTGCGTGGCGCGGCCGAACAACTGGGCTTAGTCGACAAACCAGGGGCGCGCAAGGTTCACTCTGTCCCGATCCCTCTCGGTGGCGGGCTAGGAATCTGGGCGGGCGTTATGGGCACGCTCGCACTCGGAACGCTGGCCGTCTATTTGGCTACGCATTTTCCGAGTTTGGCCAGTCTCCTACCCGAGGGGATCACCGCACATCTCGACGGCTTGTGGGGCAAAGTCGCCGAGATATGGATGATTGCTGCCTGCGGCACCGTGCTGGCCTTCCTGGGATTGCTCGACGATCGCCGTGGCGTACCTTGGTGGATTCGCTTGGGAATCGAGTTCGCGGTGGCAAGCTTCTGCGTCTACTGGCAAGGCCTGCAGTTGACCGCCTTTATCGAGCTCCCCTGGCTCACCAGCGCGCTGAGCGTTCTATGGATAGTGGCGCTGATCAACTCCTTCAATATGCTCGACAATATGGACGGACTCAGTGGTGGCGTGGCCGCCATCTCGTCCACCATGTTGGCCATGATGCTGCTTTCAACGTCAACTTCGAGCAGCGGTCAGCCACAAATTTTTGTGGCCGCAATGCTACTCGTGCTGGTCGGGGCCCTCCTAGGCTTCCTGCGACACAATTGGGCTCCAGCAACAATCTTCATGGGTGATGCGGGAAGCTATTTCATTGGATTTTGGATTGCTGTGGCAACTTTGTTAGCAACCTATGCGGGCTACCAGGGTGCGACGCCGCATGCCGTTGTGGCTCCGCTGATCGTCATGGCCATCCCCTTGTACGACATGACCAGCGTCATCTTGATTCGCTTGCGAGAGGGACGCAGTCCGTTTGAAGCCGACAAACGGCATTTCTCGCATCGCTTGACAGACCTCGGCATGACCAAAAAACAAGCAGTGCTGACGATTTACGTTGCTACCACGACTTGCGCATTGAGCGCCCTGCTCCTACCACGCGTCGATGCCTGGGGCGCGATGCTGATTGTGATCAGTACCTGCTTAACACTCAGCCTGGTACGTATCCTTGAATCTGTCGGTCGTCCGCCAGCTGGCGATCAACAGTGA